Below is a window of Herminiimonas arsenicoxydans DNA.
GATGAACTGGTACGCAATGCATCAGTGGTATTGGATTGCTGCGACAACTTCGCAACGCGTCATGCCATCAATCGCGCCTGTGTTGCCAATCGCGTACCCCTGGTTTCCGGCGCCGCCATCAAGTTCGACGGTCAGGTCAGCGTGTTCGATACACGCAGCGACAAGGCGCCCTGCTATGCCTGTCTGTTCCCGGAAGACCAGCAGTTTGAAGAAGTCAATTGCGGCACCATGGGCGTGTTCGCTCCGCTGGTCGGCATCATCGGCAGCACGCAGGCAGCGGAAGCATTGAAACTGGTGGCAGGCATAGGCGCATCGCTGACCGGCCGCCTGCTCCTGCTGGATGCACGCACGATGGAATGGAGCAGTATCAAGATCGCACGCAATGCCAGTTGCAGCGTATGCGGGCAGGCACACTAGCCGGCACGCCACACCTCACGGCA
It encodes the following:
- the thiF gene encoding Adenylyltransferase thiF (Evidence 2a : Function of homologous gene experimentally demonstrated in an other organism; PubMedId : 8432721, 94089392, 98298179, 10082377, 9632726; Product type e : enzyme), producing the protein MNDQQLLRYSRHILLDEIDIEGQEKLLAAHALIIGAGGLGSPAAFYLASAGIGTITLVDDDTVDLTNLQRQILHTTERVGQAKVVSGQKTLAEINPTIEIIALQERVSGERLDELVRNASVVLDCCDNFATRHAINRACVANRVPLVSGAAIKFDGQVSVFDTRSDKAPCYACLFPEDQQFEEVNCGTMGVFAPLVGIIGSTQAAEALKLVAGIGASLTGRLLLLDARTMEWSSIKIARNASCSVCGQAH